The following proteins are encoded in a genomic region of Streptococcus sp. 29892:
- a CDS encoding response regulator, whose amino-acid sequence MRILVAEDQAMLRDALCQLLGFQDTVEAVLQAENGSQAIALLEKEPVDVVLLDIEMPEKTGLDVLEWVRGQALPVKVVIMTTFKRPGYFERAVKADVDAYVLKERSIADLMRTIETVLAGRKEYSPELMDILLTQRSPLTNLESQLLKLVAEGLSNKEIASHLHLSDGTVRNYMTSILSKLGAENRTAAVKIAQEKGWIA is encoded by the coding sequence ATGAGAATCTTAGTCGCAGAAGACCAAGCCATGCTGCGGGACGCCCTCTGTCAGCTCTTGGGTTTTCAAGATACGGTTGAGGCTGTTTTACAGGCAGAAAACGGCAGTCAGGCCATTGCTCTTTTGGAAAAAGAGCCCGTAGATGTGGTGCTCTTAGATATAGAAATGCCTGAAAAGACGGGCCTAGATGTCTTGGAATGGGTGCGGGGGCAAGCCTTGCCTGTCAAGGTTGTCATCATGACCACCTTCAAGCGACCGGGCTATTTCGAGCGGGCGGTCAAGGCAGATGTGGATGCCTATGTGCTCAAGGAACGCTCCATCGCAGACCTCATGCGGACCATTGAAACGGTCTTGGCGGGGCGGAAGGAATATTCGCCAGAATTGATGGACATTCTCCTGACCCAACGCAGTCCTTTGACTAACCTAGAAAGTCAATTACTCAAGCTGGTGGCAGAGGGGCTGTCCAATAAGGAAATCGCCAGCCATCTCCACCTGTCTGACGGGACAGTCCGCAACTACATGACCTCTATCCTGTCCAAGCTGGGTGCTGAAAACCGCACCGCTGCTGTTAAGATTGCACAGGAAAAGGGCTGGATAGCATAA
- a CDS encoding sensor histidine kinase, whose product MIFEKRKIPAMYFVGMVFLYFPLYYAQYSPNPTAVVLATILFALVYCSLFYTDHKLYSMLGWFYLIGYVAVMSFWGNLQFSLFIFNLSNMLGWYYKETRPTYRTVSYGILLLVIILWALFGPVPFEMRAFALIIHFFGLALLIFSWIETKREALQQRLQEQNASINLLLAENERNRIGQDLHDTLGHVFAMLSVKAELVQTLLDHDQIDQAKKEVAVLQTLAKDSMQEVRQIVQSLKQHTVAEELQILQQMLDLAGVDLVVLGGEIAEQLSLPVQNKLAMVLRELANNLLKHSQASKCRLVFEKDQQELVLHYEDNGVGFAQLTGQELHTIKDRLVTVKGSLEFLSLAKPTRLSIRIPFEEVVE is encoded by the coding sequence ATGATTTTTGAAAAAAGAAAGATACCAGCCATGTATTTCGTGGGCATGGTCTTTCTCTATTTTCCACTTTATTACGCCCAGTATAGTCCAAATCCGACGGCTGTGGTTCTAGCCACCATTCTATTTGCCCTGGTCTATTGTTCTCTCTTTTACACCGACCACAAGCTCTATTCCATGCTGGGCTGGTTTTACCTGATTGGCTACGTCGCCGTCATGAGTTTTTGGGGTAATCTGCAATTTTCCCTCTTTATCTTCAACCTGTCCAATATGCTGGGCTGGTATTATAAGGAAACTCGGCCGACCTATCGGACAGTGTCCTATGGGATCTTATTGCTGGTCATTATCCTCTGGGCTCTTTTTGGGCCTGTTCCTTTCGAGATGCGGGCCTTTGCACTCATCATTCACTTTTTTGGCCTGGCTTTGTTGATTTTTAGCTGGATTGAAACCAAGCGGGAAGCCCTTCAGCAACGCCTACAGGAGCAGAATGCGTCTATCAATCTCCTGCTGGCTGAGAATGAACGCAACCGTATCGGTCAGGACTTGCACGACACACTGGGTCATGTCTTTGCCATGCTGTCTGTCAAGGCCGAGCTGGTCCAGACACTTTTAGACCATGATCAGATCGACCAGGCCAAGAAGGAGGTAGCAGTTCTTCAGACCTTGGCCAAGGACTCCATGCAGGAGGTCCGCCAGATTGTCCAGTCCCTCAAGCAGCACACCGTGGCAGAGGAACTCCAGATTTTGCAGCAGATGTTGGACTTGGCAGGAGTGGATTTGGTCGTCTTGGGCGGGGAAATAGCAGAGCAGCTCAGCTTGCCTGTCCAGAACAAGCTAGCTATGGTGCTGAGAGAGTTGGCCAACAACCTGCTCAAGCACAGCCAGGCTAGCAAATGCCGTTTGGTTTTCGAAAAAGACCAGCAAGAATTGGTTTTGCACTACGAAGACAATGGAGTGGGCTTTGCCCAATTGACTGGTCAGGAATTGCATACCATAAAGGACAGATTGGTAACGGTGAAAGGAAGTTTGGAATTTCTTTCTCTGGCAAAGCCCACCCGCCTGTCCATCCGAATTCCGTTTGAGGAGGTGGTAGAATGA
- a CDS encoding Dps family protein, which produces MKQKYFQTPAEIASFSPRQSLADSKAVLNQAVADLSVAHSILHQVHWYMRGRGFMIWHPKMDEYMEEIDGYLDEMSERLITLGGAPFSTLKEFSENSQLKEVPGDYNKTMEEQLARVVEVFRYLAALFQKGFDVSDEEGDSVTNDIFNVAKASIEKHIWMLQAELGQAPKL; this is translated from the coding sequence ATGAAACAAAAGTATTTCCAAACACCAGCAGAAATTGCTTCCTTCAGCCCACGTCAATCATTGGCTGATTCTAAGGCTGTTTTGAATCAAGCAGTAGCAGATTTATCAGTGGCCCATTCTATCCTCCATCAAGTTCATTGGTATATGCGTGGTCGTGGCTTTATGATTTGGCATCCAAAGATGGATGAATATATGGAAGAAATTGATGGCTATTTGGATGAGATGAGTGAACGTTTAATCACCTTAGGTGGGGCACCATTTTCTACCCTAAAAGAGTTTAGTGAAAATAGTCAGCTTAAGGAAGTACCTGGTGACTACAATAAAACGATGGAAGAGCAATTGGCGCGTGTGGTAGAGGTGTTCCGCTATCTGGCTGCTCTTTTCCAAAAGGGATTTGATGTCAGTGATGAAGAAGGCGACAGCGTAACCAACGACATTTTCAATGTGGCTAAGGCTAGTATTGAAAAACATATTTGGATGTTGCAGGCAGAACTAGGACAAGCTCCGAAATTATAA
- a CDS encoding ABC transporter ATP-binding protein codes for MIEVRALEKIIKGRTILSNISFEIKSGECVALIGPNGAGKTTLMSCLLGDRRATKGQVLLDGLPPQAQSNKEKVAVLPQENAIPTDLKVKELLRFFQAIYKDSLTDVEIDSLLCFSPEQKNQLAGKLSGGQKRLLAFVICLIGKPKLLFLDEPTAGMDTSTRQRFWEIVHELKDHGVTIFYTSHYIEEVEHTAERILVLHQGRLLRDTTPFAMRSEEQEKEVTLPIAFAAVVESLAEINEISYKQDTVSFKTRAIEQVWASLQDAGCRISDLEVQNKTLLNSLFDKTREEES; via the coding sequence ATGATAGAAGTACGAGCGCTAGAAAAAATCATCAAAGGACGGACAATTTTGTCCAATATTTCCTTTGAAATCAAGTCTGGGGAATGTGTGGCTTTGATTGGTCCAAACGGGGCTGGAAAGACGACCCTCATGTCTTGTTTGTTGGGGGATAGGAGGGCGACGAAAGGCCAGGTTTTGTTGGACGGACTGCCTCCACAGGCTCAGTCTAATAAGGAAAAGGTGGCAGTCTTACCTCAAGAAAATGCTATCCCGACAGACCTGAAGGTCAAGGAATTGCTCCGCTTTTTCCAAGCCATCTACAAGGATAGTCTGACAGATGTGGAAATCGACAGCCTGCTCTGCTTTTCCCCAGAGCAAAAAAATCAACTGGCAGGTAAGCTATCGGGTGGTCAGAAGCGGCTCTTGGCCTTCGTCATATGCCTGATTGGCAAGCCCAAGTTGCTCTTCTTGGACGAGCCGACGGCGGGCATGGATACTTCGACCCGTCAGCGTTTTTGGGAGATTGTCCATGAACTCAAGGATCATGGTGTGACTATTTTTTATACCAGCCACTATATCGAGGAAGTGGAGCATACGGCGGAGCGGATTTTGGTTTTGCACCAGGGGCGGCTACTAAGAGATACCACGCCATTTGCCATGCGGAGTGAGGAGCAGGAGAAGGAAGTAACCCTGCCGATTGCCTTTGCGGCGGTGGTGGAGAGCTTGGCTGAAATCAATGAAATCAGCTATAAACAAGACACGGTCAGCTTCAAGACTCGAGCCATTGAGCAGGTTTGGGCTAGTTTGCAGGACGCAGGTTGTCGGATTTCAGACCTGGAAGTGCAGAATAAAACTCTGCTCAACAGCCTATTTGACAAGACGAGGGAGGAAGAATCATGA
- a CDS encoding YqgQ family protein, with the protein MKRLYDVQQLLKRFGIIIYMGNRLYDIEMMQIELNRVYQAGLLDRLDYMEAELVLRREHRLELEYQQLKESK; encoded by the coding sequence ATGAAACGACTATACGATGTGCAACAGTTGCTAAAACGTTTTGGTATAATCATCTATATGGGCAATCGTTTGTATGACATTGAGATGATGCAGATAGAGCTAAATCGTGTCTATCAGGCAGGTCTTCTGGATAGGTTGGACTACATGGAGGCTGAGTTGGTTTTACGACGGGAACATCGTTTGGAATTAGAGTATCAGCAGTTGAAGGAGAGTAAGTAG
- a CDS encoding acyltransferase family protein, which produces MKIKWLSTIRVIGLVFVLLYHFFIKIFPGGFVGVDLFFTLSGYLTTALLIDEFSKHKKIDLISFFRRRLYRILPPLVLTILLVLPLALFIRNDFLANIGSQVTAALGFMTNFFEILSGGSYENQFSPHLFVHTWTLAIEVQYYIIWAGLVWLLARISKSVGQLRGSIFLTSLVLFVLTFLGMFVSSFFVDNFSSIYYSTFTHTFPFFLGGILATISGIGNTTAAFQKTIQSLSLIKVVGLFAGGLAVELILLFTLQFSSIWTYLIGFLLSSLATVTMIFAARVLHEKTENIKEPSFIQFLAVISYGIYLFHWPLLIVFNQLSNMTTAAILSFIFSIILSTISTYILEPFIAGKVGNLFGLSIDLQPYKKWVVGSFGFLTVLGLAICILAPKLGTFDQENMISSLYQAQTQLSTTRSAAENSKVSSFDIQKGVTMFGDSVTVRASTALQEAIPGIQIDGTVSRNLSEIESLIKLYQQNNSLKETVIVALGTNTSDQYQEILDKLVKDFPKGRRLIFVTPYDGNFSPSNSIAYQTGQYEKELAEKYDYISIADWYQASLDNPPIWYNSDLVHFNIDNNGAEIFAQTVSQAIKAVENGPIKN; this is translated from the coding sequence ATGAAAATTAAATGGTTATCTACAATTCGTGTCATCGGCTTGGTCTTTGTTCTCCTCTACCATTTCTTCATCAAGATTTTTCCTGGTGGATTTGTTGGAGTGGACCTTTTCTTCACCCTATCTGGCTACCTGACGACAGCACTTTTGATTGATGAGTTTTCAAAACATAAAAAAATTGATCTCATCTCCTTTTTCCGAAGAAGACTCTATCGGATTCTACCACCTTTGGTTTTAACCATTCTGCTAGTTCTTCCCCTAGCCCTCTTCATTCGGAATGATTTCCTGGCTAATATTGGAAGTCAAGTTACAGCTGCCCTTGGTTTTATGACCAATTTCTTTGAAATATTATCCGGCGGTAGCTATGAAAATCAATTCTCGCCCCATCTATTTGTCCATACTTGGACACTAGCGATTGAGGTCCAATATTACATTATCTGGGCAGGTCTAGTCTGGTTATTAGCTCGAATTTCAAAAAGTGTTGGACAACTCCGAGGCTCTATTTTCTTGACATCCCTTGTCCTCTTTGTCCTGACCTTCCTTGGAATGTTTGTCTCCAGTTTCTTCGTGGATAACTTCTCTTCTATCTATTATTCAACCTTTACCCACACCTTCCCCTTCTTCCTAGGAGGCATATTAGCTACTATTTCTGGTATTGGAAATACTACTGCAGCATTCCAGAAAACCATTCAATCACTTAGTTTGATTAAGGTAGTCGGATTATTTGCAGGAGGATTGGCAGTTGAACTTATCCTGCTATTCACTCTCCAATTTAGTTCCATTTGGACCTATCTTATTGGTTTCCTCTTGTCTAGCCTAGCAACTGTCACAATGATTTTTGCAGCGAGAGTCCTACATGAAAAAACTGAGAATATAAAAGAACCTAGCTTTATTCAATTCTTGGCAGTTATTTCCTATGGTATTTACCTCTTTCACTGGCCGCTATTGATTGTCTTTAATCAGCTAAGTAACATGACAACTGCTGCTATCCTGTCCTTTATTTTCTCTATCATCCTGTCAACCATTTCGACCTATATTCTAGAACCATTCATTGCAGGAAAGGTTGGAAATCTGTTTGGACTATCAATTGACCTGCAACCCTACAAAAAATGGGTAGTCGGAAGTTTTGGTTTCCTTACAGTATTAGGCTTAGCAATCTGCATCTTGGCTCCCAAGCTAGGAACTTTTGACCAAGAAAATATGATTAGCAGCCTCTATCAGGCACAGACTCAGCTTTCAACTACTCGATCAGCAGCTGAAAATTCCAAAGTATCTAGCTTTGATATTCAAAAAGGCGTGACCATGTTTGGAGATTCTGTTACAGTCCGAGCAAGTACAGCACTTCAAGAAGCCATTCCAGGTATCCAAATTGATGGAACTGTCAGTCGAAACCTCTCAGAAATTGAAAGTTTGATTAAGCTCTACCAACAAAATAACAGCTTGAAAGAAACAGTTATCGTTGCTCTCGGTACCAATACTAGTGATCAATACCAAGAGATTTTGGACAAATTAGTCAAGGACTTTCCTAAAGGACGTCGTCTCATTTTCGTAACACCCTACGATGGTAACTTTAGTCCAAGTAATTCAATTGCCTACCAAACTGGACAGTACGAAAAAGAGTTGGCTGAGAAATACGACTACATTTCAATTGCAGATTGGTACCAGGCCTCTCTGGACAATCCACCCATTTGGTATAACTCCGACTTGGTTCATTTCAACATCGATAATAACGGTGCAGAAATTTTTGCCCAAACTGTCAGTCAAGCTATCAAAGCTGTAGAAAATGGACCCATTAAAAACTAA
- a CDS encoding low molecular weight protein-tyrosine-phosphatase, whose translation MKKIVFVCLGNICRSPMAEFVMKDLTDSLHIESRATSSWEHGNPIYPGTQQIFQEYGIPYDQTKTSQQISQTDFEEFDVIIGMDSNNVRDLRKMAPAHAQDKIFQFADKSVPDPWYTGDFQETYRMVKQGCQEWLEKL comes from the coding sequence ATGAAAAAAATCGTTTTTGTTTGCTTGGGTAATATCTGCCGTAGCCCCATGGCTGAATTTGTCATGAAAGATTTAACTGATAGCCTGCACATTGAAAGTCGGGCAACGTCCAGCTGGGAACATGGCAATCCGATTTACCCAGGAACCCAGCAAATTTTTCAGGAGTATGGCATTCCTTATGACCAAACCAAAACCTCTCAACAAATCTCTCAAACAGACTTTGAGGAATTTGATGTCATCATCGGAATGGACAGCAACAACGTCCGTGATTTACGGAAAATGGCACCTGCCCATGCTCAAGATAAGATTTTCCAATTCGCAGACAAGTCAGTCCCAGACCCTTGGTACACAGGGGATTTCCAAGAAACCTATCGCATGGTCAAACAGGGTTGCCAGGAGTGGTTGGAGAAATTATAA
- a CDS encoding CsbD family protein, protein MSEDKLNAKLDQLTGSVKEGLGKLTGDKGLEVEGLVEKGLGKAKELVEDAKDSIEGAVDGIKKAFDKE, encoded by the coding sequence ATGTCAGAAGATAAATTGAATGCAAAACTCGACCAATTGACAGGTTCTGTTAAAGAAGGTTTGGGCAAATTAACAGGCGATAAAGGTCTTGAAGTCGAAGGGCTTGTAGAAAAAGGTCTAGGCAAGGCAAAAGAATTGGTTGAAGATGCAAAAGACAGCATCGAAGGTGCAGTTGACGGTATCAAAAAGGCCTTCGATAAGGAATAA
- the rsmD gene encoding 16S rRNA (guanine(966)-N(2))-methyltransferase RsmD, with protein MRIVSGIYGGRPLKTLEGKTTRPTSDKVRGAMFNMIGPYFEGGRVLDLYAGSGGLSIEAVSRGMEAAVLVERDRRAQAIIRDNIRMTKEDSKFQLLAMEAKQALAHLSGSFDLVFLDPPYAAEDIVADITELCQRQLLSQDVMVVCETDKAVSLPEEIAELGIWKEKIYGISKVTVYVR; from the coding sequence ATGAGAATTGTATCAGGAATTTATGGCGGACGACCGCTAAAAACTTTAGAGGGTAAGACAACTAGGCCCACATCGGACAAGGTCCGTGGAGCCATGTTCAATATGATTGGTCCATATTTTGAGGGTGGTCGTGTTTTGGATCTCTATGCAGGAAGTGGCGGTTTGTCTATCGAGGCTGTTTCTCGCGGCATGGAGGCTGCAGTTCTGGTCGAGCGTGATCGGAGAGCGCAAGCTATTATCCGCGACAATATCCGCATGACCAAGGAGGACAGCAAGTTTCAGCTTTTGGCCATGGAAGCCAAGCAGGCTCTGGCTCACTTGAGCGGATCCTTCGACCTGGTCTTTCTGGACCCTCCCTATGCAGCCGAGGACATCGTAGCAGATATTACTGAGCTGTGTCAGCGCCAGCTTTTGTCCCAAGATGTCATGGTGGTCTGTGAAACGGATAAGGCAGTTTCTCTTCCGGAGGAAATAGCAGAGCTGGGCATCTGGAAGGAAAAAATCTATGGAATTAGTAAGGTAACCGTTTATGTCAGATAA
- a CDS encoding phosphatase PAP2 family protein: MKNKQIHLRNASFFALAFVFLGYVAKFYPSSLTGFDSAIQSAIRGNLPSGATQFWTSITVIGNTVIILAITLILSAIFYYYKRWKIESFFLLASFAAMGVASTALKYVYQRPRPSIEWLIDTIGYSFPSWHTASTMMIAVAVVIVIQQRMKQGLAKHVLQAGLIVLAMLVAISRIYIGVHYPTDIIGGWLLALTLLQVMYPFYDQKRFEWRFQSKQK, translated from the coding sequence ATGAAAAATAAACAAATCCATTTACGAAACGCGTCTTTCTTTGCTCTGGCCTTTGTATTTTTAGGCTATGTAGCCAAGTTTTACCCAAGTAGCTTAACTGGTTTTGACTCAGCTATCCAATCCGCCATTCGCGGAAATCTTCCTAGTGGAGCGACCCAGTTTTGGACTTCTATTACTGTCATAGGGAATACCGTTATTATTTTAGCGATTACCCTTATCTTGTCTGCTATCTTCTATTATTACAAAAGGTGGAAGATAGAATCCTTTTTCCTACTTGCTAGTTTTGCGGCTATGGGGGTAGCATCTACAGCCCTGAAATATGTCTACCAACGTCCGCGGCCTAGCATTGAATGGTTAATTGATACCATTGGCTATTCATTCCCAAGCTGGCATACTGCCTCAACCATGATGATTGCAGTAGCAGTAGTGATCGTTATCCAGCAACGGATGAAGCAGGGCTTGGCCAAGCATGTCCTACAAGCTGGCTTAATCGTTCTAGCCATGTTAGTTGCCATCTCTCGTATCTATATAGGTGTCCATTATCCGACGGATATTATTGGAGGTTGGCTTTTAGCTCTTACTCTCTTGCAGGTTATGTATCCTTTTTATGACCAGAAACGCTTTGAATGGCGTTTTCAGAGTAAACAGAAATAG
- a CDS encoding ABC transporter permease codes for MKALVQVEAVKLSRSLGVFLLSIGMPVIFFLIFSSTIQFDDATMQKAFIQSYMLTMTGFSMSGFALFTFPTMLAEDRKNSWLTFIQHSPLPIWHYYLSKLVRVFLCFVSSIAIVFAVGGLVKGVEMTAQEWLNSALLLLVTSIVFLAIGLLLVQIQSEQTMSVVANLLYFVLAIMGGSWMPVSLFPDWVQRICKLMPSYHVNQLVTTYAQEGDFLWKSLLIVLGYAIIFLGIALVMNRKTEQQ; via the coding sequence ATGAAAGCATTAGTTCAAGTAGAGGCGGTAAAATTATCCAGAAGTTTGGGAGTATTTCTCCTATCTATCGGTATGCCCGTCATCTTTTTCCTGATTTTCTCATCAACGATCCAGTTTGATGATGCGACCATGCAAAAGGCCTTTATCCAGTCCTATATGCTGACCATGACAGGTTTTTCCATGTCGGGCTTTGCCCTTTTCACCTTTCCCACGATGCTGGCAGAGGACAGAAAAAATAGCTGGTTGACCTTTATCCAGCATTCGCCCCTGCCAATCTGGCACTATTACCTGTCCAAACTGGTACGGGTCTTTCTCTGCTTTGTGTCTTCCATCGCCATTGTCTTTGCGGTCGGAGGCTTGGTCAAGGGTGTAGAGATGACAGCTCAAGAATGGTTGAATTCGGCTCTCTTGCTTTTAGTAACCTCTATCGTATTTCTAGCCATTGGCTTGCTTTTGGTGCAAATCCAGTCGGAACAAACCATGTCGGTAGTGGCCAACTTGCTCTACTTTGTTTTGGCTATCATGGGTGGATCTTGGATGCCTGTTTCCCTCTTTCCTGACTGGGTACAGCGAATTTGCAAACTTATGCCCAGCTACCATGTCAATCAGCTGGTGACCACCTATGCCCAAGAGGGAGATTTTCTCTGGAAATCCTTGCTAATTGTCCTAGGCTATGCGATAATTTTCTTAGGAATTGCTCTGGTGATGAATAGAAAAACGGAGCAACAGTGA
- a CDS encoding ECF transporter S component — protein sequence MTNTRKTTIIAILSALSFLLMYLKFPLIPTANFLEVDFSLVPILFGLLLLDIQSSFAILFIRTLLKLLLNNQGVSTVIGLPMNIAAMSIFILAVAYFWKNDQTVKNYLKTAVVATLGSTLAMLVLNYVYAVPLYAAFANFDIKEILGLTNYLLFMVLPFNLLQGVVLSIIFYICYKAAQPILKKV from the coding sequence ATGACAAACACACGAAAAACGACGATTATCGCCATTCTTTCAGCACTTTCATTTCTACTCATGTATTTGAAATTTCCTTTAATTCCAACGGCAAATTTCTTAGAAGTGGATTTTTCATTGGTACCAATCTTATTTGGTCTTCTACTACTAGATATCCAGTCTAGTTTTGCCATTTTGTTTATCAGGACCTTGCTAAAGTTGCTTTTAAACAACCAAGGAGTATCAACAGTTATTGGCTTACCAATGAATATTGCGGCTATGTCAATTTTTATCTTGGCAGTGGCTTATTTCTGGAAAAATGATCAGACTGTGAAAAATTACCTAAAAACAGCAGTCGTAGCAACACTTGGTTCAACCCTTGCCATGCTTGTCTTGAACTATGTCTATGCAGTGCCACTGTACGCGGCCTTTGCAAATTTTGATATCAAGGAAATCTTAGGATTGACCAATTACCTACTCTTTATGGTCTTGCCATTTAATCTCTTGCAAGGAGTGGTCCTTTCCATTATTTTCTATATTTGCTACAAGGCAGCTCAACCTATTTTAAAGAAAGTTTAA
- a CDS encoding SepM family pheromone-processing serine protease, producing MKKNKKLLLISSIVLGTLLIWFTVFVPLPYYLEKPGGASDIRQVLTVNDQEDKETGSYNFTYVSVQQATALQLLAAQFDPYTSVSSAEEMTGGADSEEYFRIAQFYMETSQNMAKYQGLTLAGKEVSMDFFGVYVLALAEDSTFKEILNIADTVVSINGKTFESSPDLIKYVSSLELGSDVTVGYVSGGQEKSADGHIIKLSNGKNGIGITLVDHTEVESSVPIEFQTGNIGGPSAGLMFTLAIYTQLADPTLRDGRVIAGTGTIEQDGSVGDIGGADKKVLSAAKAGASIFFVPNNPVDEEILKEDPTAKTNYEEAKEAAEKAGLDIEVVPVKTAQDAIDYLKQTKGE from the coding sequence ATGAAGAAAAATAAGAAATTACTACTGATTAGCTCCATTGTCTTAGGTACTTTATTGATTTGGTTTACGGTCTTTGTCCCCCTGCCATACTATCTGGAAAAGCCGGGAGGGGCTTCGGATATTCGTCAGGTTTTGACGGTCAATGACCAAGAAGACAAGGAAACTGGTTCTTACAATTTTACCTACGTTTCAGTCCAGCAGGCAACGGCCTTGCAACTCTTGGCAGCCCAGTTTGACCCTTACACAAGTGTTAGTTCAGCAGAGGAGATGACAGGTGGAGCAGATAGCGAGGAATACTTCCGCATTGCCCAGTTCTACATGGAAACTTCGCAAAATATGGCCAAGTACCAAGGTTTGACCCTGGCTGGTAAAGAGGTCAGCATGGATTTCTTCGGAGTTTACGTTCTAGCTTTGGCCGAAGATTCAACTTTTAAGGAAATTCTCAATATTGCCGACACGGTTGTTAGTATCAATGGAAAAACCTTTGAATCCTCACCAGACCTGATTAAATATGTCAGCAGTTTGGAATTGGGCAGTGATGTGACCGTTGGTTATGTAAGCGGTGGTCAGGAAAAATCAGCTGATGGTCACATTATCAAGCTTTCAAATGGCAAAAATGGAATCGGGATTACTCTTGTTGACCATACGGAAGTGGAAAGTTCAGTGCCGATTGAATTCCAAACTGGCAATATTGGTGGTCCAAGTGCTGGTCTTATGTTTACCCTTGCTATCTATACGCAACTAGCTGATCCAACCTTGCGTGATGGGCGCGTGATTGCAGGAACTGGAACCATTGAGCAAGATGGTAGCGTTGGTGATATTGGTGGAGCAGATAAGAAGGTCTTGTCTGCAGCCAAGGCTGGAGCAAGTATCTTCTTTGTTCCCAATAATCCAGTTGATGAAGAAATCTTGAAAGAGGATCCAACGGCTAAAACCAACTATGAAGAGGCTAAAGAAGCTGCTGAAAAGGCAGGTTTGGACATTGAAGTTGTACCTGTCAAGACAGCTCAGGACGCCATTGACTATTTGAAGCAAACCAAGGGCGAGTAA
- the coaD gene encoding pantetheine-phosphate adenylyltransferase, translating to MSDKIGMFTGSFDPITNGHLDIIERACGLFDKLYVGIFFNPNKIGLFTGQERLALLQKVFEGNEKIEVFLAGQELVVDVARERRVSHIVRGLRNGIDLEYEANLDYFNRQLAPELETVYLMSKPEYRNISSSQIRELIHYQQDISPYVPPVVSEEIKKNEEK from the coding sequence ATGTCAGATAAGATTGGAATGTTCACAGGATCCTTTGACCCCATTACCAATGGGCATCTGGATATCATCGAGCGAGCATGTGGCCTGTTTGATAAGCTTTATGTGGGTATTTTTTTCAATCCTAATAAAATTGGTTTGTTTACAGGTCAGGAGCGACTAGCCCTTCTACAAAAAGTTTTTGAGGGAAATGAGAAGATTGAGGTCTTTTTAGCTGGTCAGGAATTGGTGGTTGATGTGGCCCGTGAGCGACGGGTTAGTCATATCGTTCGAGGTCTGCGTAATGGAATTGACCTTGAATATGAAGCTAATTTGGACTATTTTAATCGCCAACTAGCTCCGGAACTTGAAACGGTTTATCTCATGTCTAAACCAGAGTATCGGAATATATCTTCTAGTCAAATCAGAGAATTGATTCATTATCAGCAAGATATTAGTCCCTATGTTCCCCCAGTTGTCAGTGAGGAGATAAAAAAGAATGAAGAAAAATAA
- a CDS encoding rhodanese-like domain-containing protein → METLWVFIVFVVILGSWMGFNYWRLRQAATVIDNAAFAEKIHGGQLIDLRDPSEFGRKHILGARNIPYQQLRQSTAALRKDKPVLMYENDRGQLVTPAALYLKKQGFKEIYILSYGLNGWNGKVKSSK, encoded by the coding sequence GTGGAAACCTTGTGGGTATTTATTGTTTTTGTCGTCATTTTAGGTTCGTGGATGGGCTTTAATTATTGGAGATTGCGTCAAGCAGCGACAGTCATTGACAATGCTGCCTTTGCAGAGAAAATTCATGGAGGTCAGCTGATTGACCTACGAGATCCAAGTGAGTTCGGTCGCAAGCATATTCTGGGTGCCAGAAATATTCCCTACCAGCAATTACGCCAATCAACAGCAGCTTTACGTAAGGACAAGCCTGTTTTGATGTATGAAAACGATCGTGGTCAGTTGGTTACGCCAGCAGCTCTTTACTTAAAGAAACAAGGTTTTAAGGAGATCTATATTTTAAGCTACGGTTTAAATGGCTGGAATGGGAAAGTAAAATCTAGTAAATAA